The genomic region CGATCGCCTCTGGGGAAGTCTCGGCTCGATCGCCATCCAATTCCTCAGTAGGGGCCTCTAGTAAGTTTTCTTCCATCATTGACTCAATGCTGTCTAAGACGCTGTAGACATAAGCGATTAGGTCAGTCTTGCGAGTGTAACGGGAATAGCCGGTGATCTCGTTATCGCGGCAAAACTGCTTAATCGCCGCGATCGTCATGCCCTGTAACTCAGGGCGCGAATAGGTGCTCATTTTTATCATCTCTCCAACGAAAAGTGATATAGACAGAGGAAGGAGCAGACCGCAGAGAAGCACCCTGATTTAATGGAGCGACTTGCGATCTGTCCGTTCGTTTGGCTTTCCAAGTCTCATTTTGAGACATCATATCTGATTTGTCAAGTATGAGTTCTCAATTTGAGACATTATTATGTTAAAGTGATGTCAAGAAAAGCTCGCAGACAGGACGGTGATTCACCTTTGGAGGATTTACGGTTAGAACGGACCGAACTAACTCAGGATGAATTTTGCGTGATGATCGGGATCCCTCGTGCCACCTATCAAAGATGGATCAAGGGGCAGACAGACGCGAAACCAACGATAAAACAACTCAAAACATTAGCCCGGATTCTGAAGATCGAGCGGATCGATGAATTGCCGGATGACTTCGGACCGAGAGGGCGATCGCACTCGGAAGATGACACCCAATAAAAATAGACCCTCTGTCGTTTGTGACAGAGGGCCCTTTTAGATTGAGGTAAAGACTGAGGAGGATTTTAGAGCAATGCTAGGGAACGAACCGGGTCAAGACATTAGACCCCTTCATCAAGTTAATGAAGAACACGAATTAGATACCCTTTGGGAAGTCTACGAATGTCCCCAGTGTCAGGGGGGGTTGATTCATTGGGAATCACCCGA from Laspinema palackyanum D2c harbors:
- a CDS encoding helix-turn-helix transcriptional regulator, with the protein product MSRKARRQDGDSPLEDLRLERTELTQDEFCVMIGIPRATYQRWIKGQTDAKPTIKQLKTLARILKIERIDELPDDFGPRGRSHSEDDTQ